The following nucleotide sequence is from Lasioglossum baleicum unplaced genomic scaffold, iyLasBale1 scaffold2382, whole genome shotgun sequence.
CGTGCTCGTTCGCCGAAGAGATACGTTTTCGTTGGCTCGTTAACGATTCCAGTGCGAATCGTAACTGGTGGCCAAAGTCGGTCCCCCGAACCATCGGTTCGTTCGGCCATTGATCGCGCCACGACTCCGACGATCCCGCAACTCGCAGCACGTGCAGGATCACCCGAATATGTTCCACCGTGTTTCGCGCGATGATCATTGACGGAATGATTCCTCGTAGCCCGCGTCGTCTTAATATGCAAAGGAGACAATTCGATCGCGTTGTTTTTACCATTAGGCAGATTCTCCATTAATGTTTCGCGATACCTTTCTCGAAGGTGGTCGTATTCGACGCGAGATCTCAGGGTTTCCTCGAATCGGAGTAGAAGCGGTTTGCCGCGCGATCGAGAAGAGAAGAGATTCGGCGTGGATCGAAATAGGCGCCCTTCCAGCCGTTTCCATCGTGAAACGTTAACGACGCGTCGATAATTTCATCCGATATCTACGCGTCGAGTACTACACTCCGTACGCACACGCGGCGATTAATTTCTGCACCAGATACCGTAAGATCGATCGCCACAGTTCTCGTTGATCCCTTCGTCAATTGGAGAAAATACGGTGGAACCGATCGATAAACCAGACGGACGAAATCCCCATCGAGGACACGCGTAACGCGCGGAGTAGATCGCGGACGAGACGGATGGGTTTTCGTGGTTTTCGAATTTATCGTTACGGGTTGCTGGTGCGTAACGATGCGCGATGGCCTTGGGACGAGGGAAGGTAAACCGAGCGAAGGCATGCCGAGGTTGCTCTCTTGCTGATTCCGCTGGCGGAATAATTCCTTTTGGAAATTCTAATTCGAGATTACGATTCGTCGGAATTACGTGGGAATTACATTGGACGGATTTGACGAGTCGCGACGAGCCTGGAACGAATCGGGGAACGGAGGGACGCGATAGAGCGGAGAGAGGCGACGGTGCGTAAGGGGGATAATGGATTTGGACGAGCGTCGCGGGGCGCCGCGACGGCTCGGCGCGTGCGTTCTCGGGTCGCTTCACCCCCCGATCCGTACACTGGAACCGCTTGTCCTGTATATATTCGAAGGTGCCAGGAGATGGACCGGTACACGTCAAGCGATTTTTGCCGCAAGAGTACTCGCGCACTGGTACACACGGACCTGTCCTCCGACTCGACCCAGCAGGCATCCTCTCGTTCGAGTACTTTGACCAGGATGGCGGACCAcgcttctctcgctctctcgctgcTGGTACTCTCGATCGCGGCGACCGTTTGGGCAAACGCCTTGCCCAGCTTCCAGGTAACCCTTCGAACCCCGAGTTCCAAATGGCGCGCAACAGGAGAAGTGGCGCGTCGAAAAGGAGAAAGAGACGCGCGAACGGAAAGCTTTGCATACGCGCGTTATTATATTGTTAGCTGGGCGAGAAGAGAAGGTAGCAGAATCGATCGTATCGGAGAAAAATCGCGCGGAAAATCACGTGGACGGGGAATTTTCCATCGATCCGGTTGTAGAGTGGCGTGCCGGTGATTAGCGGAGGTGATCGCGTGTACAGGGTTAGCGATGAACCTTCCACGATTGCGGCCTAATCGACCGGTGGTACACACCTTTGCTTTCAGGCTGAGGCTAATCCCGCGCGAAGAGACTTTTACGGATCGGCCAACCCGGAGTTCTTCGCCGCGTACCTCAACGATCATGGTAAGTGACCCTTGCGCGCTTCCGTTACGCTTCCGTTACGCTTCTATTCTCTTCCGCTTCTCCGTTACCCGCTTTTCTCTGCTTCGCGGAGGAGAGAAACGAACGGTCGTTGGGTGGATTGGCGCGTCAGGCGTGTACGGTGTGCTGTCCTCGCTTCCGCGGTCGGTGCGAGTCGCTGCTGATCCAACGGGTGGAGCTTCGGTGAAGGCTTGGTGGAATTTAGCAGCGAAGGGAGGATCATCGACGGATTTTTCAGGATCGCCACGGGAGAAAGTGGCGGAAAGGGAAGATTACTGGTCCGGATCGAGAGGCGGCAACGTTTCGAGGATGTCGaaaggatcgatcgatcggggcAGCGAGTACAGGAGCGAGGAAGAGGCCGAGAATCGGATCTCGCGAAACCTCGATCACATCGGCGGCGGGAACCTGTTGCGCAGAAGGCTAGCCGAGCGATTCGGTCAACCGGAAGGCTCCCCCCCTCTGTATCGCTCTGGCGGATGGCTCGCGTCGCGTAGGAATCTCGATCAGATAGGGGGTGGAAATCTGCTTCGAGAGGCTGTGGATCGCGACCAGCGACGAAATTTGGATCACATCGGAGGTGGGAATTTGGTACGCGACCTGGACGGTCCGCTGGTTCCCGACGACCATCTTCTCCGCAGGAACTTGGACCAAATCGGTGGAGGGAACCTGGTGCGAAGTATAGCCGAGACCGCTAGAGAAACGGAGGATCGACGACTCGATGAAACGCGATGACAGACGGTTTTCCACTCGGCCTAACAAACCCGTAGATGCGCCACGACGAAGCCCATAGCGTTCGTTAGATCCCTCTTTCCTATCGCGTGTATCAACTCTGTCGAAATAATAAAGACTAATGCACGATATCTCGCAACTATCTAGCTCGTTCCCCTTTTCTCTCTTCGCTTTTCTACCCTCTTCTATGTCGTTTGATGTACGCGCCACCACGCTGCATCGCCGGTTAACCCCTTTGGATCTTGCTATCGTTCAAGATGCGAGGATGTCGCGCGAGGAAACAGCCTAGACCACGTCCACGAGACACCGCGCGTCCGGTCGCCTCCGTCCAACGGCCAGGCTGCACGGAATCTCCGCTATCTCTTCCACTCGGACCAGTCGTCGCCGTACAGGTAAGACGGCTCGGACCCTGTTCCAACCGCGTCTCTATCGTTTCGTTTCTTCGGTTCACAGCCAGACGATCGCGCTTCTTCCGAGCGATCGAGAGT
It contains:
- the LOC143221423 gene encoding uncharacterized protein LOC143221423 translates to MGFRGFRIYRYGLLVRNDARWPWDEGRCQEMDRYTSSDFCRKSTRALVHTDLSSDSTQQASSRSSTLTRMADHASLALSLLVLSIAATVWANALPSFQAEANPARRDFYGSANPEFFAAYLNDHGSPREKVAEREDYWSGSRGGNVSRMSKGSIDRGSEYRSEEEAENRISRNLDHIGGGNLLRRRLAERFGQPEGSPPLYRSGGWLASRRNLDQIGGGNLLREAVDRDQRRNLDHIGGGNLVRDLDGPLVPDDHLLRRNLDQIGGGNLVRSIAETARETEDRRLDETCEDVARGNSLDHVHETPRVRSPPSNGQAARNLRYLFHSDQSSPYSQTIALLPSDRELLERFVKRNIDEIDRTAFDNFFKRNLREIDRLGWSGFVKRTRANALSRRG